In Candidatus Flexicrinis affinis, the following proteins share a genomic window:
- a CDS encoding toll/interleukin-1 receptor domain-containing protein, whose translation MPVNLAFHDTDAALAEKLAADLSAAKIKGPGTLLIALISRASAADADVLRQIDEAAELRQHVIPLRLDDAPLPRVIDHLDALDLREGAYPFDRIKARVAELTAPNAPRPLTTHTASLRRSNRRAAIVVSIIAIAIFAIGLYGVGVLGIRAPQDEFDAVETARMDQRNTLIAPTLEPLIPVGQFAISQFELTVTAVPTRLREYLIGTVTATSQGTYIPSPTPRITATPGE comes from the coding sequence ATGCCCGTGAATCTCGCATTCCATGACACCGATGCTGCGCTCGCCGAAAAGCTCGCTGCCGACTTGAGCGCCGCGAAGATCAAAGGCCCCGGCACCCTCCTAATCGCGCTCATCTCGCGCGCCTCGGCCGCCGACGCCGATGTGCTGCGCCAGATCGACGAGGCCGCAGAACTGCGCCAGCACGTCATCCCGCTGCGGCTGGACGACGCGCCGCTCCCGCGCGTAATCGACCATCTCGACGCACTCGACCTGCGTGAGGGGGCGTACCCGTTCGATCGGATCAAGGCACGCGTGGCGGAGCTCACCGCGCCGAACGCGCCGCGTCCGCTGACGACCCACACGGCGAGCTTGCGCCGGTCGAACCGCCGCGCGGCGATTGTGGTATCGATCATCGCCATCGCTATCTTCGCCATCGGCCTGTACGGGGTCGGCGTGCTGGGCATTCGCGCACCGCAAGACGAGTTCGACGCGGTGGAGACGGCCCGCATGGATCAGCGCAACACGCTCATCGCCCCGACGCTCGAGCCGTTGATTCCAGTCGGGCAGTTCGCTATCAGCCAGTTCGAGCTGACAGTGACCGCTGTGCCGACACGCCTGCGCGAGTATTTGATCGGCACCGTTACGGCCACGTCGCAGGGGACGTACATTCCATCGCCGACACCGCGCATCACCGCCACGCCGGGGGAATAG